In the Acropora muricata isolate sample 2 chromosome 1, ASM3666990v1, whole genome shotgun sequence genome, one interval contains:
- the LOC136914999 gene encoding angiopoietin-1 receptor-like → MQYLTRCTVPSIHNQPQSIYVKPGQNAVFPCNYTGYPKPIVRWKVFLAGGYNSTVDEETSKALYSIDEGKDFFLSVSPNGSLLLTPVFQTFHGSQFQCTVVNSLKKDVGSLVNLIVVNNYATVNFKIFFIWTKILEDFNQTGKLTAFINDQVLQGSREYFGDLQDVKVRGGLRILRINGLKHHSLDMNVAAAVTDGDAVDKIVKRILKIAEWKVFGNLSVEKVIINELPPPPALNVEANKDTIKQTSALISWDTAPFADVYELTYYTVEMKSALGHAKFRTQETVLAEVTEIELTGLEPDTNYIVRVVSHREGSNKEGLSDTSEFTTAKDHTLTIVLVTAFLLVILLACVLVYIKFRQVKRRNAGPRDRILTMDDIESRRRTDGPPAVDGERNLYESGADRVVPPQTGFKRQWPEIPRAYLKIAEDLGSGAFGVVKKGYLMRNNKVIECAVKMLKKHGTVNELRDLYNELNIMASVGNHPNVVSLIGACSEDGKSFFVFLCSRHINIPQITCVLIV, encoded by the exons ATGCAATACTTGACTCGGTGCA CTGTTCCTTCTATCCATAACCAGCCGCAGTCAATTTACGTCAAACCGGGACAGAATGCTGTGTTTCCGTGTAACTACACGGGGTACCCAAAACCTATTGTGCGCTGGAAAGTTTTTCTTGCCGGTGGTTATAACAGTACTGTTGATGAGGAGACATCTAAAGCGTTATATTCTATTGATGAgggaaaagacttttttttgaGCGTATCTCCCAATGGCTCCTTGCTCTTAACACCTGTTTTCCAAACATTCCACGGATCACAGTTTCAGTGTACAGTGGTGAATTCTTTGAAAAAGGACGTGGGCAGTCTTGTTAACTTAATTGTGGTTAATA ATTACGCAACTGTTAATTTcaagattttcttcatttggaCCAAAATTCTGGAGGATTTTAATCAAACCGGAAAACTAACAGCCTTCATTAATGACCAGGTTTTGCAG GGTTCTCGTGAATACTTTGGAGATCTTCAAGATGTAAAAGTACGTGGAGGACTCAGAATTTTACGAATTAATGG CTTAAAACATCATTCCTTGGACATGAATGTTGCTGCTGCAGTAACTGATGGAGATGCTGTCGACAAAATTGTGAAAAGAATCCTGAAGATTGCAGAATGGAAAGTGTTCGGTAACCTCTCCGTAGAAAAAGTCATAATCAATG AACTTCCACCTCCTCCAGCGTTGAACGTCGAAGCGAACAAAGACACGATCAAGCAGACCTCAGCTTTAATTTCATGGGACACAGCACCCTTTGCTGACGTTTATGAGCTAACGTATTACACTGTGGAGATGAAAAGTGCACTGGGTCATGCCAAATTTCGTACACAAGAAACTGTTCTCGCCGAAGTCACTGAAATTGAGCTTACAGGATTGGAGCCAGATACAAATTACATAGTACGCGTTGTGTCCCATCGAGAAGGAAGTAACAAGGAAGGCTTATCAGACACGTCAGAATTCACCACTGCCAAAG ATCATACGCTGACAATAGTACTCGTTACTGCGTTTCTTCTGGTTATACTTTTGGCTTGTGTATTGGTTTACATCAAATTCAGACAAGTGAAAAGGCGGAACGCTGGACCTCGTGATAGAATACTTACTATGGATGAT ATCGAATCAAGGAGAAGAACAGATGGTCCTCCGGCTGTAGATGGTGAACGGAACCTTTACGAATCTGGAGCTGATCGTGTAGTTCCTCCGCAAACTGGCTTCAAACGTCAGTGGCCTGAAATCCCTCGAGCGTACCTTAAAATTGCCGAAGATCTGGGTTCGGGTGCCTTTGGCGTGGTGAAGAAAGGTTACCTAATGcgcaataataaagttattgAATGTGCTGTAAAGATGTTGAAAA AGCACGGAACTGTGAATGAGCTAAGAGATTTGTATAATGAACTCAACATTATGGCCTCGGTTGGCAATCACCCTAATGTTGTCAGCTTGATTGGTGCATGTTCGGAGGACGGTAAGTCGTTCTTCGTGTTCCTATGTTCCAGGCACATTAATATACCTCAAATAACTTGTGTCTTAATTGTTTAA